The Micromonospora sp. NBC_01740 genome includes a window with the following:
- a CDS encoding carbohydrate ABC transporter permease → MKKLNLGRVAVYVVLGLAAIPVLFPVYYGFVGAVMGPGDLATYPPALVPSALHWQNITDVFRSVPLGRFYANSAVQAGIITVAQVVTSIFAAYAFAFLRLPAKAATFSLFLATLMVPWEAIIIPNYLAISDWGLTRGGLTYLGLVLPFLASAFGTFLLRQAFLQFPTELRDAAVIDGCGHWRLLWRVIVPLSKPSIAAVGVYVFLSAWNQYFWPLILIRDTEFQTLQIGISQLNDAEAAQPGLVLAGVALSLLPTLAVVIFGQRYIVRGLTAGALR, encoded by the coding sequence ATGAAAAAGCTCAACCTCGGCCGGGTCGCCGTCTACGTCGTGCTCGGCCTGGCCGCGATCCCCGTGCTGTTCCCGGTCTACTACGGGTTCGTCGGCGCCGTGATGGGCCCCGGCGACCTGGCGACCTATCCGCCCGCGCTGGTGCCGAGCGCGCTGCACTGGCAGAACATCACCGACGTGTTCCGCTCGGTGCCGCTCGGCCGCTTCTACGCGAACTCCGCCGTGCAGGCCGGGATCATCACCGTGGCGCAGGTCGTCACCAGCATCTTCGCCGCGTACGCCTTCGCGTTCCTCCGCCTGCCGGCGAAGGCGGCGACGTTCAGCCTCTTCCTCGCCACCCTCATGGTGCCGTGGGAAGCGATCATCATCCCCAACTACCTCGCCATCTCCGACTGGGGCCTGACGCGCGGCGGGCTGACGTACCTCGGCCTGGTGCTGCCCTTCCTCGCCTCGGCGTTCGGCACGTTCCTGCTGCGGCAGGCGTTCCTGCAGTTCCCGACCGAGCTGCGCGACGCCGCGGTGATCGACGGGTGCGGCCACTGGCGGCTGCTGTGGCGGGTCATCGTGCCGCTGTCCAAGCCCTCCATCGCGGCGGTCGGGGTCTACGTCTTCCTCTCGGCGTGGAACCAGTACTTCTGGCCGCTGATCCTGATCCGCGACACCGAGTTCCAGACGCTGCAGATCGGCATCTCCCAGCTCAACGACGCCGAGGCGGCGCAGCCGGGCCTCGTCCTCGCCGGCGTCGCGTTGTCGCTGCTTCCCACGCTGGCCGTCGTGATCTTCGGCCAGCGCTACATCGTCCGCGGGCTGACCGCCGGGGCGCTGCGTTGA
- a CDS encoding ABC transporter substrate-binding protein, with translation MRRPRLRRTAAAFVAVVAAAALTACGDSGSGTDGGSGALDAPGAEVLEKATDKTTIEFWHAMKGANATAVDQLVADFNAQSGGKVEVKAVFQGSYDETIAKYKASVQQKSTPALVQIYDIGSRFMVDSKQVVPMHKFIEKDGFNAGDIEPNIASYYSVDGKLWSMPFNSSTPLLYLNKEAFERAKLDPTKPPKNLDEIGELAKKLTVKDASGKTVQYGFNAAIYGWLVEQLLATDGKEYCDKGNGRSGLATKVQFDQETAVRVAQWWTDLVKGGYATNTGRKTDDAQAAFKSGTVAMHLESTSVLRGYVDAAKGKFTVLTAPYPKVSASSTGGPIIGGASLWINGVGHNDKEKRAAWEFVKFASGPVEQAKWHTSTGYVPINAKALDEQIDKDWMAKFPQFRTAVDQLHALPPSVASAGCLLGVMPQARKASEDGLEAAIVGSKPAEQAMKDAAASVQGAIDSYNKSVS, from the coding sequence ATGAGAAGACCTCGGCTCCGTCGGACCGCGGCGGCGTTCGTCGCCGTCGTGGCCGCCGCCGCGCTCACGGCCTGCGGCGACTCTGGGTCCGGCACCGACGGCGGCAGCGGCGCGCTCGACGCGCCCGGCGCCGAGGTGCTGGAGAAGGCCACGGACAAGACCACGATCGAGTTCTGGCACGCGATGAAGGGGGCCAACGCCACCGCCGTCGACCAGCTCGTGGCCGACTTCAACGCCCAGAGCGGCGGCAAGGTCGAGGTCAAGGCGGTCTTCCAGGGAAGCTACGACGAGACGATCGCGAAGTACAAGGCGTCGGTGCAGCAGAAGAGCACGCCGGCCCTGGTGCAGATCTACGACATCGGCAGCCGCTTCATGGTCGACTCGAAGCAGGTCGTGCCGATGCACAAGTTCATCGAGAAGGACGGCTTCAACGCCGGCGACATCGAGCCGAACATCGCCAGCTACTACTCGGTCGACGGCAAGCTCTGGTCGATGCCGTTCAACTCCTCGACGCCCCTGCTGTACCTCAACAAGGAGGCGTTCGAGCGGGCCAAGCTCGACCCGACGAAGCCGCCGAAGAACCTCGACGAGATCGGCGAGCTGGCGAAGAAGCTCACGGTCAAGGACGCCAGCGGCAAGACCGTCCAGTACGGCTTCAACGCCGCCATCTACGGCTGGCTGGTGGAGCAGCTGCTCGCCACCGACGGCAAGGAGTACTGCGACAAGGGCAACGGGCGCAGCGGCCTGGCCACGAAGGTGCAGTTCGACCAGGAGACGGCCGTGCGCGTCGCGCAGTGGTGGACGGACCTGGTGAAGGGCGGCTACGCGACGAACACCGGCCGCAAGACCGACGACGCCCAGGCCGCCTTCAAGTCGGGCACGGTCGCCATGCACCTGGAGTCCACCAGCGTGCTGCGCGGCTACGTCGACGCCGCGAAGGGCAAGTTCACCGTGCTCACCGCCCCGTACCCGAAGGTGAGCGCTTCCTCCACGGGCGGACCGATCATCGGTGGCGCGTCGCTGTGGATCAACGGCGTCGGCCACAACGACAAGGAGAAGCGGGCCGCCTGGGAGTTCGTGAAGTTCGCCTCCGGCCCGGTCGAGCAGGCCAAGTGGCACACCAGCACCGGGTACGTGCCGATCAACGCCAAGGCGCTCGACGAGCAGATCGACAAGGACTGGATGGCGAAGTTCCCCCAGTTCCGCACCGCCGTCGACCAGCTGCACGCGCTGCCGCCGTCGGTCGCGTCGGCCGGCTGCCTGCTGGGCGTGATGCCGCAGGCCCGCAAGGCCTCCGAGGACGGCCTGGAGGCGGCCATCGTGGGCAGCAAGCCGGCCGAGCAGGCCATGAAGGACGCCGCGGCGAGCGTGCAGGGCGCCATCGACAGCTACAACAAGTCGGTCAGCTGA
- a CDS encoding outer membrane protein assembly factor BamB family protein: MSPSHRPPRSCVAGAALSVLVGLAACTAPRAEPPERPAPGIAVTQESLRGGGTGAEGEGPEPTWSVTARRLDQPLTQLGQVVVVPDGRELRAVDRATGQDRWRRPFPMAYQYAVAGDLIVLSASNGGLLEVLDAATGATRWRTEDTQDVVVQQQVVYDRECVGTGQSAKCVVIARDIRDGRQLWKLPADRFARVSDEALGVRAPYAAPTQRYVSVRLNGRTYTSVAPTTGKAGAGRLPSRAWHGFVAGNLLVTTDHDPPRDDRRCTVSIATVDAATGAGGWSGEVFSGRREDGECAKRLAHDRSGLTLIGAGTRLVAVTDAGRPQMIDLRTGKAQWEGVAPGVPIDGDDRSVLVRRTADEGELALLDMATGATRWSAPDPGLSGTSASWRSSVTGRLVAVSGAVEQRPVVLVYDVSTGRQLGRYPGWLAGAGDDWVAVSHSGGSDGIALDLYAF, translated from the coding sequence TTGTCACCGTCGCACCGCCCGCCCCGTTCGTGCGTCGCAGGGGCGGCCCTGAGCGTGCTCGTCGGGCTCGCCGCCTGCACCGCGCCACGGGCGGAGCCGCCCGAGCGGCCGGCGCCGGGGATCGCGGTGACCCAGGAGAGCCTGCGCGGCGGCGGGACCGGAGCGGAGGGGGAGGGCCCGGAACCCACCTGGTCGGTGACGGCCAGGCGGCTCGACCAGCCGTTGACGCAGCTCGGCCAGGTCGTCGTCGTGCCGGACGGGCGGGAACTGCGGGCGGTGGACCGCGCGACGGGGCAGGACCGCTGGCGTCGCCCGTTCCCGATGGCCTACCAGTACGCGGTCGCCGGCGACCTGATCGTGCTCAGCGCCAGCAACGGAGGGTTGCTGGAGGTGCTCGACGCGGCCACCGGCGCCACCCGCTGGCGGACCGAGGACACCCAGGACGTCGTCGTCCAGCAGCAGGTCGTGTACGACCGCGAGTGCGTCGGCACCGGACAGTCCGCGAAGTGCGTCGTCATCGCCCGGGACATCCGCGACGGTCGCCAACTGTGGAAACTGCCCGCCGACCGGTTCGCCCGGGTCAGCGACGAGGCGCTCGGCGTCCGCGCGCCGTACGCCGCGCCCACCCAGCGGTACGTGTCGGTGCGGCTGAACGGGCGAACCTACACGAGCGTCGCACCCACCACCGGCAAGGCCGGCGCCGGACGCCTGCCGAGCCGGGCCTGGCACGGCTTCGTGGCCGGCAACCTGCTGGTGACCACCGACCACGACCCGCCCCGGGACGACCGGCGGTGCACCGTCAGCATCGCCACCGTCGACGCGGCCACCGGCGCCGGAGGCTGGTCCGGCGAGGTCTTCAGCGGGCGTCGCGAGGACGGCGAGTGTGCCAAGCGACTGGCGCACGACCGCAGCGGGCTGACCCTGATCGGGGCCGGCACCCGGCTCGTCGCGGTCACGGACGCCGGCCGGCCGCAGATGATCGACCTGCGGACCGGTAAAGCGCAGTGGGAGGGTGTCGCCCCCGGCGTACCGATCGACGGGGACGACCGGTCCGTGCTGGTGCGGCGCACCGCCGACGAGGGCGAGCTGGCCCTGCTCGACATGGCCACCGGCGCGACGCGGTGGAGCGCGCCGGACCCGGGACTGTCCGGCACCTCGGCGAGCTGGCGGTCGAGCGTGACCGGACGCCTCGTGGCGGTCAGCGGCGCGGTGGAGCAACGACCGGTCGTGCTCGTCTACGACGTGTCGACCGGTCGCCAGCTCGGCCGGTACCCCGGTTGGCTCGCCGGCGCTGGGGACGACTGGGTCGCGGTGAGCCACTCCGGAGGCTCGGACGGGATCGCACTGGACCTGTACGCCTTCTGA
- a CDS encoding ABC transporter permease has protein sequence MNEVTVRRPGAGSWLTLIGCEAKMVARDTAGLVVPIGLPLLILVMNAAAAGDQEVAGGRSALDLFVLPLVFTIVLATIGIVNMPSFLAYYRRSGVLRRLAVTPASPAMVLVAQLVVSLAQVLVGIGLAYAVAVVGFGARPPAHVGMALAVVGLSVAAMYGLGLIVASVAPTPNSAVAIGLIAFFALGAVGGLFGGTASLPEPVARAASWLPFGATVEALSSAWAGTSVDASNLAGLAITAVVGATVAALLFRWN, from the coding sequence ATGAACGAGGTGACCGTACGACGACCCGGGGCAGGCTCGTGGCTGACCCTGATCGGGTGCGAGGCGAAGATGGTCGCCCGGGACACGGCCGGGCTGGTCGTACCGATAGGGCTGCCGCTGTTGATCCTGGTCATGAACGCCGCTGCCGCCGGTGACCAGGAGGTTGCCGGCGGGCGCTCGGCGCTGGACCTCTTCGTCCTTCCGCTGGTCTTCACCATCGTCCTCGCCACGATCGGCATCGTGAACATGCCGAGTTTCCTGGCCTACTACCGCCGCAGCGGGGTGCTGCGCCGGCTCGCGGTCACTCCGGCGTCGCCGGCGATGGTGCTCGTCGCCCAACTGGTGGTGAGCCTGGCGCAGGTGCTGGTGGGGATCGGGCTGGCGTACGCCGTCGCCGTCGTCGGCTTCGGCGCACGTCCGCCGGCCCACGTCGGCATGGCGCTCGCCGTGGTCGGGCTCTCGGTGGCCGCCATGTACGGGCTGGGCCTGATCGTCGCCTCGGTGGCGCCCACCCCGAACTCGGCGGTCGCCATCGGCCTGATCGCCTTCTTCGCCCTCGGGGCCGTCGGCGGGTTGTTCGGCGGCACCGCCTCCCTGCCGGAACCGGTGGCCCGGGCAGCCTCGTGGCTGCCGTTCGGCGCCACCGTCGAGGCGCTCTCCAGCGCTTGGGCGGGGACCTCGGTCGACGCATCGAACCTGGCGGGTCTGGCGATCACCGCAGTCGTCGGTGCGACCGTCGCCGCGCTCCTGTTCCGCTGGAACTAG
- a CDS encoding ABC transporter ATP-binding protein, with product MSQPAIEVENLHKRYGDVVAVDDISLTVAPGEVLGVLGVNGAGKTTMIELIAGLRVPDRGRVRVLGRDPRRDRAAVRQLLGVQLQQAELHAALTVGELLGLYRSFYPDPRPADELLDLVELRGQAGTRFEKLSGGQQQRLSIALALVGRPRVVILDELTTGLDPRARRRIWAGVEGLRDETVLLVSHAMDEVQRLCDRVVLLDAGRIVALDTPAGLAARAGTANLEEAFVRLTGKELVTEEDA from the coding sequence ATGAGCCAACCCGCCATCGAGGTCGAGAACCTGCACAAACGGTACGGCGACGTCGTCGCCGTCGACGACATCAGCCTGACGGTGGCCCCCGGCGAGGTGCTGGGCGTCCTGGGCGTCAACGGGGCTGGCAAGACCACGATGATCGAGCTGATCGCCGGCCTGCGGGTCCCCGACCGGGGACGCGTCCGGGTGCTCGGCCGGGATCCGCGCCGGGACCGCGCCGCCGTACGCCAACTGCTCGGGGTGCAGTTGCAGCAGGCCGAGCTGCACGCGGCCCTGACCGTCGGTGAGCTGCTCGGCCTCTACCGCAGCTTCTACCCCGATCCGCGCCCCGCCGACGAACTGCTCGACCTGGTCGAGCTGCGGGGGCAGGCCGGGACGCGGTTCGAGAAGCTCTCCGGCGGCCAGCAGCAGCGCCTCTCCATAGCCCTCGCCCTGGTCGGCCGACCGCGGGTGGTGATCCTCGACGAACTCACCACCGGGCTGGATCCCCGTGCCCGCCGGCGCATCTGGGCGGGCGTGGAGGGGCTGCGCGACGAGACCGTGCTGCTGGTCAGCCACGCCATGGACGAGGTCCAACGGCTCTGCGACCGGGTCGTGCTGCTCGACGCCGGCCGGATCGTCGCCCTGGACACCCCGGCCGGGCTGGCCGCCAGGGCCGGCACCGCGAACCTGGAAGAGGCGTTCGTCCGCCTCACCGGCAAGGAACTCGTCACGGAGGAGGACGCATGA
- a CDS encoding sensor histidine kinase: MRRLGLDEWSGLVMLVVCVGVGSPVMLGLVEPDIPAPVWVGLFVVTLGASLGAVAEWGAPRTRWAAYGAAVVAGWGVVATAPRAGMLPILLVVIAALGPETLRLPVNLLVVALNTAVIALTVGRVHDDPVAPLVSGVFYGLIQIATTFSVTAVRREQQHRRELARAHVELRAASLLLAGSARTAERLRISRELHDLLGHQLTVLTLELEAARHRAGDPAREHVERAGRVAREVLADVRDTVSALRAGSAADLAEALRDVGRDIPGLDVTVEVGEDVEPNEEQTAALVRAVQEIITNTLRHACAGELRVTIVRHGAAIRLTAVDDGQGARGVVPGNGLRGLAERFAALGGEIAYDGSAGFRVTARMPAR; encoded by the coding sequence ATGCGGCGGCTCGGGCTCGATGAGTGGTCCGGCCTGGTGATGCTCGTCGTGTGCGTGGGCGTCGGGTCGCCGGTGATGCTCGGCCTGGTCGAGCCGGACATCCCGGCACCGGTGTGGGTGGGGCTCTTCGTCGTCACCCTGGGCGCGTCGCTCGGCGCCGTGGCCGAGTGGGGAGCACCCCGGACGAGGTGGGCGGCCTACGGCGCGGCGGTGGTCGCCGGCTGGGGCGTGGTCGCGACGGCCCCCCGCGCCGGCATGCTGCCGATCCTGCTGGTGGTGATCGCCGCGCTCGGACCGGAGACCCTCCGGCTGCCGGTCAACCTGCTGGTGGTGGCGCTGAACACGGCCGTGATCGCCCTGACCGTCGGCCGGGTCCACGACGACCCGGTCGCGCCGCTCGTGTCCGGGGTGTTCTACGGGCTGATCCAGATCGCCACGACGTTCAGCGTGACCGCGGTCCGCCGGGAGCAGCAGCACCGCCGGGAGCTGGCCCGGGCACACGTGGAGCTGCGGGCGGCCAGCCTGCTGCTGGCCGGGTCCGCCCGCACGGCGGAACGCCTGCGCATCTCCCGTGAGCTGCACGACCTGCTCGGTCACCAGCTCACCGTCCTCACCCTGGAGCTGGAGGCGGCCCGGCACCGTGCGGGCGACCCGGCGCGGGAGCACGTCGAACGGGCCGGCCGGGTGGCCAGGGAGGTGCTCGCCGACGTGCGCGACACCGTCAGCGCGCTGCGCGCCGGGTCTGCCGCCGACCTGGCCGAGGCGCTGCGCGACGTCGGCCGCGACATCCCCGGGCTCGACGTGACGGTCGAGGTGGGCGAGGACGTCGAGCCGAACGAGGAACAGACCGCGGCGCTCGTGCGGGCCGTACAGGAGATCATCACCAACACCCTGCGGCACGCCTGCGCGGGCGAGCTGCGAGTCACGATCGTCCGCCACGGTGCGGCGATCCGACTGACGGCGGTCGACGACGGGCAGGGCGCGCGGGGCGTGGTCCCCGGCAACGGCCTGCGGGGCCTCGCGGAGCGGTTCGCGGCACTCGGCGGGGAGATCGCGTACGACGGCAGCGCGGGCTTCCGGGTGACCGCCCGGATGCCGGCCCGGTGA
- a CDS encoding response regulator: MTRVVVVDDQTLVRQGIRTLLDIAGIEVVGEADDGEAALAAIDATRPDVVLLDLRMPRRDGIWVLRRLRERGADVPVLVLTTFDDDTLVLDALRAGARGYLLKDVTLEQLTRAVETLAAGGTLIAVSITDRLLRAIRSAPSPVGVSAPPSQELTERELDVLRLVAEGYTNREVAGLLFLAEGTVKNHVSAILLKLGARDRTNAVLRALHEGVLR; the protein is encoded by the coding sequence ATGACCAGGGTGGTCGTGGTCGACGACCAGACGTTGGTCCGGCAGGGCATCCGCACCCTGCTCGACATTGCGGGCATCGAGGTGGTCGGCGAGGCCGACGACGGCGAGGCCGCCCTGGCCGCGATCGACGCGACCCGGCCCGACGTCGTCCTGCTCGACCTGCGCATGCCGCGCCGGGACGGCATCTGGGTCCTCCGACGGCTCCGCGAGCGCGGGGCGGACGTGCCGGTGCTGGTGCTCACCACCTTCGACGACGACACCCTCGTCCTCGACGCGCTGCGCGCCGGGGCGCGGGGCTACCTGCTCAAGGACGTCACGCTGGAGCAGCTGACCCGGGCGGTCGAGACCCTCGCCGCGGGCGGAACGCTCATCGCCGTGTCGATCACCGATCGGCTCCTGCGCGCCATCCGCTCGGCGCCGTCCCCGGTCGGGGTGAGCGCCCCGCCGTCGCAGGAGCTCACCGAGCGGGAGCTGGACGTGCTGCGGCTGGTCGCCGAGGGCTACACCAACCGGGAGGTCGCCGGCCTGCTCTTCCTCGCGGAGGGCACGGTCAAGAACCACGTGTCGGCGATCCTGCTGAAGCTCGGCGCCCGGGACCGCACCAACGCGGTGCTGCGGGCGCTGCACGAGGGCGTCCTGCGGTAG